In the Archangium lipolyticum genome, TGCCCGCGGACGTGCGCGTGATTCGCCGGGGCATCGAGACCCTGCGCCTGCCTCCGGGCCCCGTGCGCGACATCAACTGCGCGGATGGCGGAGCCCCCTTCCGCATCCTCGTCACCCAGGCCGCGGTGACCCCTGGAGCGCACGTGCGCCTGACGGGCACGCCCCGGCTCGGCGAGCGCCCCCATGGCGCCCTCTTCGACTCCCTGCGCGAGGCGCTCGGCCCCTCCGGGCTGGTGCTCACGGAGGGCAACCCCTGGCCGGTGGAGATCCGTGCCCCCACCACCACGGGAGAGCCGGTGTTCCGCGTGCCGGGCGCGCAGAGCAGCCAGTACGCCTCCAGCCTCCTGCTGGGGTGCGCGGCCCTCTACCTGCGCGAGCGCCGCCCGTGGCGGGTGGAGATCATCGGCCCGCTGACGAGCGCGGGCTACCTGGAGCTCACCGTCTCCTGGCTGCGCCGCTTCGGCTTCACCGTCCAGGAGTCCGAGGGCCGGCTGGAAGTGACGGACTACCGGGCACCCGAGCGCACCCCGGCCATGCCGGGCGACTGGTCGTCCCTGGGCTACCTGCTGCTCATCGCCTGGCACACCGGGGGCAGCGTGGAGCGCGCCGACCTCTCCAGCGCCCACCCGGACCAGGCGCTGGTGCGGCTGGTGGAGCGCGCGGGCCTCACCACGGTGGCCGGCCCCGACAACACCCTGCGCATGACGGGCAAGGCCAGGGACGGGCTGGTGGCCTCGGGCAAGGAGTGCCCGGACCTGCTGCCCACCCTGGCAGCGCTCGCATGTGTGCTGCCCCGCCCCTCCACACTCACGGATGTGGGCGTTTTGCGCCTCAAGGAAAGCGACCGGTTGGAGGGAATCCGCACGCTGGTGGACGCTTTCGGCGGCACCACGCAGCTGGAGGGGGAGACGTTGACAATCCACCCTCCTACCTCCCATCCGTCGCACTTCTCCATGGACAGCAAGGAAGATCACCGCCTGGCCATGGTGGCGGCTACTCTTTCCGTGGTGTCCGGTGTGCCTCTGACCCTCACCGGGCCGGAATGCGTGGAGAAGAGCTTCCCGGGCTTCTGGCGGCAGTTGGAGCGCGCAGGAGTCCGCCTCACGTCTTGAAACGGGCGTTGCCCAGGGGGAAACGCGGCCTCCCCGGGTGCGGTTCTTTTTTGTTGAAAGCGCTCTGCCGCCTGTGAAAAGTCCCGCCCATGCCAAAGGACACGCTGACGATCACGGACAACCGGACCGGGAAGACGTACGAGGTCCCGATCGAGAATGGCTGCATTCGGACGAACAACCTCCGGCAGATCAAGGTCTCAGAGGACGACTTTGGTCTGATGGGTTACGACCCGGCGTTCCTGAACACGGCCAACTGCAAGAGCGCCATCACCTTCATCGATGGCGACAAGGGCATCCTTGAGTACCGGGGATATCCCATCGAGCAGCTCGCCGAGCGCTCCTCGTACCTCGAGGTGGCGTACCTGCTGCTCAATGGTGAGCTGCCCACGCAGAAGCAGCAGGAGGAGTTCAGCTACCTCGTGACGCACCACACGTACGTGCACGAGAACATCAAGTCCTTCATGGACGGGTTCCGCTACGACGCGCACCCGATGTCCATGCTGGCCTCGACGGTGGCGGCGCTCTCGGGCTTCTACCCGGACGCGCGCAACATCAAGGACGAGCGCAGCCGCAGCATCCAGATCACCCGGCTCATCGCGAAGATGCCGACGATCGCGGCCTTCTCGTACCGCCACAGCATGGGCCTGCCGTACGTCTACCCGGACAACGACCTGTCCTACGTGGGCAACTTCCTGGCGATGATCCGGAAGATCGGCACGGCGTCGTACAAGGTGCACCCGACGCTGGAGAAGGCGCTGGACGTGCTGTTCATCCTGCACGCGGACCACGAGCAGAACTGCTCGACGACGTCGGTGCGCACGGTGGGTTCGTCCGAGGTGGATCCGTACTCGGCGGTGGCGGCGGGCATCGCGGCCCTCTACGGCCCGCTGCACGGCGGCGCCAACGAGGCGGTGCTGCGGATGCTGCGCGAGATCGGCCACATCTCGAAGGTGCCCGACTTCATCAAGGCGGTGAAGACCGGCGAGGGTGAGAAGAAGCTGATGGGCTTCGGTCACCGCGTCTACAAGTCGTACGACCCGCGCGCGAAGGTGATCAAGCGGGTGGCGGACGAGGTCTTCGACGTGACGGGCAAGAACCCGCTGCTGGAGATCGCGGTGGAGCTCGAGCGGATTGCCCTGCAGGACGACTACTTCGTGAAGCGCAAGCTGTACCCGAACGTGGACTTCTACTCGGGGCTCATCTACGAGGCGATGGGCTTCCCGGTGGAGATGTTCCCGGTGCTCTTCGCGATTCCGCGTACGGTGGGTTGGTGCGCGCAGTGGCAGGAGATGGTGAAGGATCCGGAGCAGAAGATCGCGCGTCCGCGTCAGGTGTACACGGGCTCGAAGCGTCGCGACTACGTGCCGATGACGGATCGCAAGTAGAACCAGTGGTGGTGAGGGTGCCAGGGGTTCCGGGCACCCTCTCCCTCTGGGAGAGGGCTGGGGTGAGGGTCTACGGACCTGGAACCCGCGGCCCTCTCGCCGTTTCTACCCCCTCCCCTACCCCGCCTGGACCACCCCCGGGGACTCCGCGTCTGCATACAAGGACTCGATGAGGTCCTTGTAACGGGCCTCGATGACCTGGCGGCGCATCTTCATGCTGGGGGTGAGCTCACCGCCGTCGATGGAGAAGTCCTGGGCGAGCACGGCGAAGCGCTTGATGCCCTCGAAGCGGGCCAGGCGGGGGTTCACCTCGTGCTCGATGGAGGCCTGGAGGTGCTGGCGCAGGCGGGGATCCACGGCGAGTGCGGACAGCTCCTCGGGCCAGCCCTGCTGTCGGGCGAGCGCCCGGGAGCGCTCGGGATCCAGGGTGAGGAGGGCCACGAGGAACTTGCGGCGCTCGCCGATGACGAGCGCGTGGCCGACGGGAGGCACGGCCTTTAGGAGCATCTCGATGTGAGCGGGTGCGGTCTTCTTGCCGCCGGAGGTGACGAGGATCTCCTTCTTGCGGCCGGTGATGTGGAGGAACCCCTCGGGGTCGAGCTGGCCGACGTCGCCCGAGTGCAACCACCCCTCACGAAGCAGCTCGGCGGTGGCATCCGGGTCCTTGAAATACCCCATGCAGACGCCGCCGCTGCGCACGAGGATCTCCCCGTCACCGGCGATGCGGACCTCGACGCCCAGGATGGGCCGGCCGAGGGAGCCCAGGCGGGTGGCCTCGAGGGTGTTGAGAGTGGTGGGGCCACACACCTCGGACTGGCCGTAGACCTCGCGCAGGACGAGGTCGAGCGAGGCGAAGAACTCGAGCACGTCCCGGCCGATGGGGGCGGCGCCGCTGACGACGAAGCGGGCGCGATCCAACCCGACCCTCCCCAGCAGGGACTGGAAGACGGAGCGCCGGGCGAGCTGATACTGGCCCTCCAGGAACAGGGGAACGCGCTCGTGACGGATGGCGAGGGCATTGCGTTCGGCGGCCACCTGGCGGGCCCAGGAGACCACCTTCTGGCGGGAGGCGGGCTGCTCGCGGAGGGCCTCCTCGATGCGGCCCTTGAACTTCTCCCACACGCGCGGCACGCCGAAGAAGAGCGTGGGCCGGGCCTCTCGCAGGTCCTCCGGCACCGACTCCATGGAGCGCGCGAAGAACACCTCGGCACCGATGAGCAGCGGCCCGTGGAGGCTGAGCATCTGCTCGGCGATGTGCGCCAGGGGCAGGTACGACAACAGCGCCTCCCCTTCCTCGCGCATGCCGGTGGCGCGCATCAGATGATGGGCCGTCCACACGAGGTTGCGGTGGCTGAGCATGACCCCCTTGGGGTTGCCGGTGGTGCCGGAGGTGTAGATGAGGGTGGCGAGCCCCTCGGGTTGGAGGGTGTTGACGGCCCCCCAGTAGGGCGCCTCGTCGGCACCGGTACCGAGCGCCTGCACGTCCGAATAGCGCAGCACGCCCTCGGGGAGGGCCGGATTGGACTCCAGGACGATGATGTGACGCAGCCGGGGCACGCGCTCGCGCACGGCGAGGGCGGTGGCCAGGTGCTTCTCGTTCTCCACCACGAGGAACTCCGCCTCGCAGTGGTCGACGATGTACTGGACCTGCTCCACGCTGCTGGTGGTGTAGACCCCCACCGGCATGCCTCCCAGGGCCATGGCCGCCAGGTCCGCCACGAGCCACTCCTCGCGGTTGAAGGAGAGGATGGGCAAGGCGCTTCCACTCCGGAACCCCAGGGAGAGCAACCCCAGGGCAAAGCGCTTCACCCGGAGGGCATACTCGTGCCACGAGGTGGGGATGTACGTCCGGCCCCTGCGCGTCCACAGGGCCGGACGGTACTGTCGCCGGGTGGCTTGATCATGCAGCGCATGCACCAGGGTCCTGGGAGTGTCCATGGGAAGCGCAAGCTACTGAAACCGGGTTCCCCCCCGCCACGGGCGTTGACAGCCAACGGGAGCCCTATGTATTCCGCGCGACGCACATGACGATCGATCTCACTTGCCAGAAGTGTGAGGGCACCTTCGAGCTGGACGCTCAGGATCTCATTGACGGGACGGAGAAACTCGTCTGCCCGCATTGCGGTCAAAAAGCGCCCACCAACGTCCAGGAGGACTTCGTCTCGGCCCTCACCGAGATGCGGACCCAGGTGGCCGTGCTCGGCAAGAAGTTCGCCGTCTCGCTGGCGCTGGAGACCGAGGATCTGGAGGACGAGCTCGACGAGGACGACGAGTCCGACGAGGACGAGGAGTCCGACGACGAGGAGCTCGACTTCGACGAGGACGAGGACGTCGAGGACGAAGAGGACTACGACGAGGACGAGGACGAGCGCTGAAGCTCGCTTGTCTACCCCCGCGAGCGGACGAAAACGGGGAGCGGCTGGTGTGAGGCTGGGGAGCAGGCGGGCACGGCGCGGAGCCCTCCCGGCCCCAGCGCACATGTACACGTTTGCAGGGTGAAAACGCCCATCGCTGCCACGTTCCTCCTTGGTCCGCTTTCAGCCGCGCTGCTTGCCCTGGGAGGCGTCTTCCTCCCGGCCTCCGGTGCACACTCCTCGCCCAAGGCCGCGGCCGTGGATGACGAGACGGCGTGCGTGCCGAAGAAGGGTGGAAACCCCGCCGCCTGCAAGGAGCTGGTCGAGCTCCAGGTGCGCGACGTGATCCCCCTGGTCGAGGCGCAGACACACGCCGTGGTGCTCACCACCTCGGACGGGGAGATGGTGCTCCCCATCTTCGTGGACGAGTCGGCGGCCGTGGCCATCGCCTTCCGGCTCGCGCACCTGAGGCCGCCCCAACCGCTCGCTCAGGATCTGCTGGGCTCGGTGGTGACGGAGCTGGGCGGCAAGGTCGTCGAGGTGCGCATCGACGATCTGCACGACGACATCTACACGGGCCGCGTCTTCCTCACGCAGGGCAAGCGCAAGATGGCCCTGGATGCGCGGCCCTCGGACTCCATCGCCATGGCGCTGGATGGCCAGGCGCGCATCATGGTGACGCGCAAGGTGCTGGACGAGGCCGGCATCACCCGCGACGAGATCGACTCGCTGCGCGAGGGCGGTCCGGGCGTGGGCGGCAGCGGCCCCGGCGACGAGCAGGTGGTACCCATGCCCGGGGATCCGCACCACGGCATGCCGCCTCCGGGCCTCGCCCCGAAGCTGGTGCCCGAGAAGACGGACGAGATCAGCCTGTGATGTAACCTGGGCCGTCACCTGGATTGACGGTCCCGAGCCCCACGGCTAAGGTGGTGTGCTCGTGATGACCTCTGAGAGCGGGCCCGCGCGGATCTCAGCCGATCTCTTCTGGCAGCTCGTCTCCGGAGTCATGGGGATCGACGCCTCGGGGCTGGGGCCCATCGTCCAGCCCGGCTCCGGCACCCCGATGCAGATCACCGCCGGGGCGGGAACGGGCAAGACGACGGCGCTCACGTTGAAATGCCTCCATGCGGTGTACGTGGAGGCGGTTCCGCCCGAGACCATCGTCGCGACGACCTTCACCAAGAAAGCCGCGAGGGAGCTGCAATCGCGCATCCTCTCGCGCGGGCAGCAGCTGGTGAGGGCCCTGCGAGATCAGTTCCCGGAGAAGGCCTATGAGCGGCTGCGCCTGATCGACCTCAACCTCGTGCGCACGGGGACGCTGGACAGCCTGGTGCAGGGGGTGCTCAACGAGCACAAGGCGCCGAGGGATCCTCCGCCGATCCCCATCGAGCCCTTCGTCGCCCGGGGTCTGTTGCTCAAGGAGGGCCTCTTCGCCCGCGGGCGGCACAACGACGACCTGCTCACCGACTACCTGAGACGTCTACGAGGGCGGCGCTGGCCCGTGGGGCTGAGCACCGCGGAGAAGGCCCGGCTCCTCTACGAGCTCCGCTTCTTCTGCCTCACCTCGGGGGTGGACACGCGCAGGTACCTGGCGCAGCCCGATCCGCACCCCGGGGCCAGGGTCGCCTTCGAGGCCCTCCAGGACTTCGAGCGCGCGATGGAGTCGCTGCGCATCGCGGACTACACGCGGCTGTCCTCCCTCTTCCTCGAGCGCCTGGAGAACGGCTCCCTGAAGGAGTTCGCGAGGACGCTGCGGCTCATCCTGGTGGACGAATACCAGGACACGGATCACCTGCAGGAGCGCATCTATTTCGGGCTCGCCGCGCATGCGCGCCGCAACGGAGGAGCGCTCGTGGTGGTGGGAGACGACGATCAGGCGCTCTACCGCTTCCGGGGCGCGACCGTCGGTCTCTTCCGCGACTTCGTCGAGCGCTACGAGCGCCACATCGGCCAGCGTCCCCAGCGGCATCCCCTGGTGGTGAACCGGCGCAGCACGCGGGAGATCATCCGGTACTGCCAGGAGTTCGTGACCAACGATCCCGGCTACATGGAGGGCCGCACGCCCAAACCGCCGCTGGTGGCGCCACCGGGCAGGGAGGACAGCGGCGTTCCCGTCTACCTGCTGGTGAAGGATGGGAAGACGGCGGAGCCTCTCGCGCGGGAGGTGGCGCGGGTCATCTGCTCCGTCCTGTCGCGCGAGGGGTGGCGTCCGACGCCCGGCTCGGAGGAGATCTCCATCGATCACGAGCGCGGCTCGGCCAGCGACATCGCCATCATCGCCGCCAGCGCGCAGGAGCGAGGCAACGACAACGAGCCCACCTTCATCGGGTACCTGCGCAACGAACTCGAGCGGCTGGGGGGCCCTCCGCTCTTCAACCCGCGTGGCCGGGACTTCGCGGACGTGACCGGGCTGCGCGTGCTCCTGGGTCTGCTCCTGGAGGCCTTCGATCCCACGGAGGCGCTCTGCGCGAACGAGCGGCTCCCTCGCGACATCCGCGAGACCTTCGAGCAATGGCGCCGGGACGCTCGGGCCTTCACGCCGTCACCGCCCGCCCATGTGCAGCCGGGGATGGACCTGCACCAGTACATCGATTCGCTGCGCAACGCGCGCTCGACCCGCGCCGAGGGCCCGAGGACGCTGCTCGTGTCCGAGGTCATCTACCGGCTCGTCACCTGGCTCCCCTACTTCCAGGATGACCTGGAGGGGCTCGCGTACCTGGAGGTCATCCAGCGCTGCCTGTCACAGGGGGAGTCCCTGGGCAGATGGGGCTCGAAGATCGCCTACGACGCGAACGGGCCCGTCCCGGCCAGCGTCCGCGAGTTCCTCTGGAACTGCCTGGTGCCCCTGGCCGCCGGAGACCTCGAGCTGGACGAGGAGCTGCTGGAGACCCTGCCGCCCAACCGGCTCCCGGTCCTGACGATCCACCAGGCCAAGGGGTTGGAGTACCCCATGGTCATCGTCGACATCGGCTCTTGGATCAAGGACGGCCATGCCCACCCGGCGCTGCGCTACCCGGATCGCGATCCCGACAAGCCCAACCTGCTCACGCGGGAGTTCGGACCGTTCGCGCGGTACGTGGATGAGTGGCGCACCGAGCGCGATGCGCGCTTCGACGACCTGGTGCGCAAGTACTTCGTCGCGGCGAGCCGGGCCCGGCAGACGCTCCTGCTGGTGGCCCACCGGGGAGGGATCGCCAAGGGCACCGCGAACGTCGCGGCCTGGACGCGGCGCGACGAGGACCAGAGCCTGGGACCCCGCACCTCCTACACGGTGACGCTGCAATGAAGCTCACGCCTCGCGAGGACTACAAGGAGATCCCCAACTACAGCCTCACGGGGGATCTGCTCGCGTTCCACCGCTGCGGCCTGCAGTACCGCCTGCAGAACCGGGGGCGGCTGCCGCCCTCCACCCCCGTGCAGCTGTGGTTCGGAGGCTTCATCCACGGCGTCATGGAGGATGCGTACCTGTCCTGGAGGGACGCCTCGTCGGACCCGCGCTACCGCGCCTTCCCCTGGGACTACGCGCTCTCCCACGAGCTGCAGGTGACGGTGGATCGCACCCGGCTGCGGCCGCGCAACGTGATCGCCCCCACCAACCAGTTCAACCCCGAGCCCGTCCAGGAGGAGGCCCGGAGCGCCAACCTGCGCGCCCATGAGGCCATCAACCTCTGGGGGCCCCACCTCTTTCCGCTCATCGATCGGCCCGAGATCCCCCTGCACGGCCTGCGGGACATGCCCGAGACGGGCCATCCCCGGCGCGCGGACTTCTTCGAGATCAGCGGCATCGTCGACGTGCTGGCGGCCGCGAACATCCGGGCCCTGACCGACAACGTCCTCGTGCGCAAGCTCCAGGAGGTGCTGCCGCTCCAGGACGGCGATTTCGAGATCATCGTCGACTACAAGGGAACGGACCGCCCGGAGCCCTCCGACGAGATGCTCCGCGTCTACCAGTGGCAGCTGGAGACCTATGCGTGGCTGCGCTCGAGGCAGGAGGGCGCCCGCCCCGTGCGCGCCGGCATCCTGCTGTTCCTCACCGAGGTGCACCCCTCGCGGGAGGTGCTCGGACGGCTGGCGGAGCGGGCCCGGCTGGGGGAGCCCATCGAAGGCGCCACGGCCGAGGACGTGGAGGCGCTGCGCAACCACCGCTGGGACCGCCCGGTGCCACCCCTCAGCGAGCAGCTGCGGATGCACCGCTCGCTGTACATCATCCCGCTCGACGCGGCGCGGGCGGAGACGGGGGCGGGATTGTTCGACCAGCCGGTCTCCCTCATCGAGACGGCGGTGGCCCTGGAGATCCGGGGCGAGCCCCTCTCGAAGGCCTGGATCGACACCTGGCGGCGGCTTCCCACGCCTGACGGCGGACCCCGCCGCGCACCGGACCTGAAGACGTGCATCGCGTGTGACCACCGCACCTACTGCCCCATCGCCCTGGAGACCCATGGGGCGAGCGCGGTGGGAGCCATCCCGAAACCGTTCTCGGGGCCCTGAGCGAGCAACCCCGGACAGGCGAAAGCCCGGCCCCCCCTCCCAGGGAGCCGGGCTTTCTCGCAACGTAGGGGTGGAAACCCCTTGGAAAGACAGAAAAGGACCGCCGCGCCGACGCCGTCGCTCTCTCGCCCGCGCGTGGGGAGGCAGTATTCCCGAGGCTGGGAAGCTGTCAAGGAGGCGGGGTGTGCCTAGGATGCGGACCCATGCGCAAGGCGAAGATCATCTGCACGCTGGGACCGTCCTCGGACTCCTCCGAGGTCATTGAGGGACTCATCCGGGCCGGCATGAACGTGGCGCGGCTCAACTTCTCGCACGGGACGCACGATCAGCACCGCCGTCGGGTGAACCTCATCCGGCGCGCCTCGCGCAAGCTGGGGGTGCCGGTGGGCATCCTGCAGGACATCCAGGGGCCGAAGATCCGCCTGGGCAAGTTCGAGAGCGGGTGCCTGGAGGTGAAAACGGGCCAGACGGTGATCGTCACCACGCGCGAGGTGATGGGCCACGAGAACATCATCCCCACGCCCATCCGCTCGCTGCCCAAGGACGTGGAGCCGGGCCACCCCATCCTGCTGGATGACGGGCGGGTGCGGCTGAAGGTGCAGAAGGTCCAGGGCAAGGACGTGACCTGTCTGGTGGAGCTGGGAGGCGTGCTGAAGGACCACAAGGGCCTCAACCTGCCGGGAGCGCACGTGTCGGTGCCCACCGTCACGGAGAAGGACGAGGAGGACCTGGCCTTCGGACAGGAGGTGGGCGTGGACTACGTGGCGCTCTCCTTCGTGCGTACGGCGGACGACATCCGGAGGGCGCGCCAGCTGGTGTCCAAGCGGGGCACACCGCTCATCGCGAAGATCGAGAAGCCACAGGCGGTGACGAACCTGGAGGCGATCGCGCGCGAGGCGGACGGCATCATGGTGGCGCGAGGGGACCTGGGGGTGGAGATGCCGCTGGAGAAGCTGCCGGCCATCCAGAAGCACATGGTGCGGACGGTGAACAGCATGGGAGGCCTGGTCATCGTCGCCACGGAGATGCTGGAGAGCATGGTGAACAACGCCCGGCCCACGCGCGCCGAGGTGTCGGACGTGGCCAACGCCATCCTGGATGGAGCGGACGCGGTGATGCTGTCGGGGGAGACGGCGGCGGGGAAATACCCGCTGGAGGCGGTGGCGACGATGGCGCGGATCGTCGAGGAGACGGAGTCGGGGGTGATGCGCAGCGAATTCCGCCCGGCCCCGTTCCCGAACTCGGGAGACGACATCTCCACGGGAGTGGCGGCGGCGGCGGCGGCGGCGGCCGAGCAGATGAACATCGGCACCATCGTGGCGTACACGGAGCGGGGCCTGACGGCGCGGCTCATCTCCGAGTTCCGGCCGAAGGCGCGGATCGTCGCGCTGACGCCGAACCCGGAGACGGTGAACCGCATGGCGCTCTACTGGGGCGTGAAGCCGCTGCAGGTGGGGCGCTGCCAGTCGACGGACGCGATGCTCCGGCAGGTGCGCCGGCTGTGCAAGGAGATGGGCATCTGCCAGGCGGGTACGCCCGTGGTCATCGTGGCCGGTGTGCCGCTCAACGAGCCGGGGCGCACCAACATGATGTCGGTGCACCGGATTTGAGGAGCCAACCCGGGAGTGGGCGCTGATGAAGACCGATGTCCGCCGTCGCATGTCCGTTGCCGCGCTCGGAGTCTGGGTGGCGCTGACGCCGCTGTACGCGGCCACGGCCCAGACGAAACGAACCCAGCCCGGGAAGAAGGTCCAACTGCCTCCCGCGCCGAATGAAGCGGCTCGCTACATCACCGCCGCCGAGCGGCTGTACGAGGCACTCGAGTACGAACGCGCCCTGGAGCAGCTTGCCCAGGCCCGGCGCCAGCCGCGAAGTCTCGCCGAGGACGTGCGCATCTCGCTCTTCGAGGGACTCATCCTCGCGGACATGGGCCGGCGCGTGGAGGCGCGCACGTCCTTCAAGACGGCGCTGTTGCTGGACCCACAGGCCCGGCTACCGGTGCGCACCTCTCCCAAGGTGGAGCAGGAATTCGAGGAGCTTCGAGAAGCGGTGCGCAAGGAGCTGAAGCTCCCGGAAACCGAGCCCCAGGCTCGAGCGCCCAGCCCGGACGATCGCCCGGAGACACCCTCGGTGGAGCTCGTGCCGGAGACGGAGCAGCGCCCGTGGCTACCCTCCTCGGTAAGGATGGGGAGCGTGTCCGTGCCCACGCCGAGCCTGGCGCTGCTGGGAGCCGGAGTAGTCGCGGGCGGAGTGGGCGGCTTCTTCGGGCTGCGCTCACGCGGGCAGATCCAGGACGCACGAGACGCGAGCTACCAGCAACCGATGGCCGCACACCGCGACGAGGCCCTGGGAAGCGCGCGCGTGGCCAACGTCCTCTTCGGCGCGGCCGGGCTGTTGGCCACGGGTGCGGTCGTCACCTGGCTGCTGTCCGGCGGAGAAGAAGTGCCCCACACGGAGGCAGCGCGATGAGGATGCTCCTGAAGATGGCGGCCCTGCTGGGAGTGCTGCTCACGGGCTGTCTGGTACCAACGATCGACGACTTCAACCAGGAGGACGCACGGCGTTGTGACAGCGAGAACACGTGCCTGACGGGTTATGTCTGCGTGGAGGGCCGCTGCCAGCCCGAGCAGGGCACGGCATGTCGACCCGGCACGTCGGCGCTCTGCGGCCCGGACATGGGCGAGTGCCAGGCCGGTAAGCGCCCCTGCGACACGGGAGGGGCCTATGGGCCTTGTGAAGGGGCCGTGTCCGCGGTGGACGAGGTGTGCAACGGCAAGGACGACGACTGCGACGGCACCCCGGACGAGGGACTCCCCTGCGACCCAGCCTGCACGATATGCACGTACAAGGGACGCGCCTGCGAGAACGGACAGTGTGGGGGCTGTCTGGACAGCCACTACGAGAACGGGACCGA is a window encoding:
- the pyk gene encoding pyruvate kinase, translated to MRKAKIICTLGPSSDSSEVIEGLIRAGMNVARLNFSHGTHDQHRRRVNLIRRASRKLGVPVGILQDIQGPKIRLGKFESGCLEVKTGQTVIVTTREVMGHENIIPTPIRSLPKDVEPGHPILLDDGRVRLKVQKVQGKDVTCLVELGGVLKDHKGLNLPGAHVSVPTVTEKDEEDLAFGQEVGVDYVALSFVRTADDIRRARQLVSKRGTPLIAKIEKPQAVTNLEAIAREADGIMVARGDLGVEMPLEKLPAIQKHMVRTVNSMGGLVIVATEMLESMVNNARPTRAEVSDVANAILDGADAVMLSGETAAGKYPLEAVATMARIVEETESGVMRSEFRPAPFPNSGDDISTGVAAAAAAAAEQMNIGTIVAYTERGLTARLISEFRPKARIVALTPNPETVNRMALYWGVKPLQVGRCQSTDAMLRQVRRLCKEMGICQAGTPVVIVAGVPLNEPGRTNMMSVHRI